In the Populus trichocarpa isolate Nisqually-1 chromosome 1, P.trichocarpa_v4.1, whole genome shotgun sequence genome, one interval contains:
- the LOC7491362 gene encoding receptor-like serine/threonine-protein kinase At1g78530 isoform X2, producing MAKAQYIAFYITVCCIAFIVSKIVISVLLYKRWKRKHLICEEDGFSGGKMVMFKSAMMQSLKSDELFKKTLKLSYKDIIGSGGYGTVYKLMLNESTALAVKRLNRGTAERDRGFERELEAMGDIKHRNILALHGYCTTPQYNLLIYELMPNGSLDTFLHGRSVETKLLDWPSRYKIALGAARGISYLHHDCIPHIIHRDIKSSNILLDQNMEAQVSDFGLATLMEPDKTHVSTLVAGTFGYLAPEYFDTGKATVKGDVYSFGVVLLELLTGRKPTDEEFFKEGTKLVTWVKAVVEHKREEYVLDSSLKCSPADEINKVFRIAFRCLEPEPSKRPTMADVVKMLEQAKSERVVEEY from the exons ATGGCCAAGGCTCAGTATATCGCGTTCTACATCACAGTATGCTGCATTGCTTTTATAGTATCAAAGATAGTTATTTCAGTCCTTCTCTACAAGCGATGGAAAAGAAAGCACTTGATTTGTGAAGAAGATGGCTTTTCAG GTGGGAAGATGGTGATGTTCAAGTCTGCAATGATGCAATCTCTAAAATCCGATGAGCTCTTCAAGAAGACACTGAAATTGAGCTACAAGGACATAATTGGATCCGGAGGGTATGGGACGGTGTACAAGTTGATGCTAAACGAGTCTACTGCATTGGCTGTGAAAAGACTAAACAGGGGTACTGCGGAAAGAGATCGAGGATTCGAGAGAGAGCTGGAGGCCATGGGAGATATAAAGCATAGGAATATTCTCGCTCTTCATGGATATTGCACTACCCCTCAATATAATCTTCTCATATATGAGCTAATGCCTAATGGAAGTTTGGACACGTTCCTGCATG GAAGATCAGTAGAGACTAAGCTTTTGGATTGGCCTTCCAGATATAAGATAGCACTGGGTGCAGCAAGAGGAATATCATACCTGCATCATGATTGCATCCCCCACATAATTCACCGAGATATCAAGTCAAGTAATATATTGCTGGATCAAAACATGGAAGCTCAAGTTTCTGATTTCGGATTGGCCACATTGATGGAACCTGACAAGACTCATGTTTCCACGTTAGTAGCAGGAACTTTTGGATACCTAGCTCCTG AGTACTTTGATACAGGGAAGGCGACCGTGAAAGGGGATGTATACAGCTTCGGAGTTGTCCTGCTCGAACTTCTAACTGGAAGGAAACCAACAGATGAAGAGTTTTTCAAGGAAGGAACCAAGCTTGTAACATGG GTGAAGGCAGTTGTCGAACATAAAAGAGAAGAGTATGTCCTTGACAGTAGCTTAAAGTGCAGTCCTGCTGATGAGATTAACAAAGTATTCAGAATTGCATTCAGGTGCCTTGAACCAGAGCCCTCCAAGAGACCTACCATGGCTGATGTTGTCAAGATGCTTGAGCAAGCTAAATCAGAGAGGGTTGTGGAAGagtattaa
- the LOC7491362 gene encoding receptor-like serine/threonine-protein kinase At1g78530 isoform X1 yields MTNRIISASKAQMAKAQYIAFYITVCCIAFIVSKIVISVLLYKRWKRKHLICEEDGFSGGKMVMFKSAMMQSLKSDELFKKTLKLSYKDIIGSGGYGTVYKLMLNESTALAVKRLNRGTAERDRGFERELEAMGDIKHRNILALHGYCTTPQYNLLIYELMPNGSLDTFLHGRSVETKLLDWPSRYKIALGAARGISYLHHDCIPHIIHRDIKSSNILLDQNMEAQVSDFGLATLMEPDKTHVSTLVAGTFGYLAPEYFDTGKATVKGDVYSFGVVLLELLTGRKPTDEEFFKEGTKLVTWVKAVVEHKREEYVLDSSLKCSPADEINKVFRIAFRCLEPEPSKRPTMADVVKMLEQAKSERVVEEY; encoded by the exons ATGACGAACAGAATCATCTCTGCTTCTAAG GCTCAAATGGCCAAGGCTCAGTATATCGCGTTCTACATCACAGTATGCTGCATTGCTTTTATAGTATCAAAGATAGTTATTTCAGTCCTTCTCTACAAGCGATGGAAAAGAAAGCACTTGATTTGTGAAGAAGATGGCTTTTCAG GTGGGAAGATGGTGATGTTCAAGTCTGCAATGATGCAATCTCTAAAATCCGATGAGCTCTTCAAGAAGACACTGAAATTGAGCTACAAGGACATAATTGGATCCGGAGGGTATGGGACGGTGTACAAGTTGATGCTAAACGAGTCTACTGCATTGGCTGTGAAAAGACTAAACAGGGGTACTGCGGAAAGAGATCGAGGATTCGAGAGAGAGCTGGAGGCCATGGGAGATATAAAGCATAGGAATATTCTCGCTCTTCATGGATATTGCACTACCCCTCAATATAATCTTCTCATATATGAGCTAATGCCTAATGGAAGTTTGGACACGTTCCTGCATG GAAGATCAGTAGAGACTAAGCTTTTGGATTGGCCTTCCAGATATAAGATAGCACTGGGTGCAGCAAGAGGAATATCATACCTGCATCATGATTGCATCCCCCACATAATTCACCGAGATATCAAGTCAAGTAATATATTGCTGGATCAAAACATGGAAGCTCAAGTTTCTGATTTCGGATTGGCCACATTGATGGAACCTGACAAGACTCATGTTTCCACGTTAGTAGCAGGAACTTTTGGATACCTAGCTCCTG AGTACTTTGATACAGGGAAGGCGACCGTGAAAGGGGATGTATACAGCTTCGGAGTTGTCCTGCTCGAACTTCTAACTGGAAGGAAACCAACAGATGAAGAGTTTTTCAAGGAAGGAACCAAGCTTGTAACATGG GTGAAGGCAGTTGTCGAACATAAAAGAGAAGAGTATGTCCTTGACAGTAGCTTAAAGTGCAGTCCTGCTGATGAGATTAACAAAGTATTCAGAATTGCATTCAGGTGCCTTGAACCAGAGCCCTCCAAGAGACCTACCATGGCTGATGTTGTCAAGATGCTTGAGCAAGCTAAATCAGAGAGGGTTGTGGAAGagtattaa